From one Agathobaculum sp. NTUH-O15-33 genomic stretch:
- a CDS encoding efflux RND transporter periplasmic adaptor subunit, giving the protein MSEENKQQNPAEQKGGAHVAKAGTSIAKSAKGEVAVPEETLPAESAPATEGEESPASEGPKRNKYADKMNKKKHKLSRGVRIGITVLIIALLIGLGIFLVMRSRKPADDGAASKTAFATRGMLETYIEGEGYTAAKKREELGKDLKGKVSKVLVEVGDEVKKNDQLLVVDPTETRKELTTAQEELADAQRAVATAQSDVTKALNKVSAAQKDLGKLTITAPFSGKIIPGLKEDGSAAPEFKVGQQISSGQVIGYMVDDSSMKLTLYFSTAYMSDIQSGQEATVSIPSAMSEVTGKVSSIEQAEKVSAEGVKLFRAIITVDNPGTLTDGMNATAVIKTSAGDEVYPAESGTLKYSREEAITAEVSGEITSVGGIDYYNYSSGAVIMRLTSDSAQNDVKDAQSDVVSARNNVTTAQKTVKTKQDRITELKKLIENATIKSPIDGVVVSLPVSAGQDVEGTSALCVVADLSDIIVNAQITATDVSAVQPGQMATMTMYTNDGEAMLTGTVESVSMEATKDQSGGQGSMPTFPAVITLDPMEGQTLRSDYPVQYKITTAQSMDCVMVPSSAVVNTEEGAAVFAKPAEGETFENALPLPEGTDVPPEFVLVPVEVGIADAANTEILWGIDEGAEVYLAGPDDLYAEMNDSMTVAVG; this is encoded by the coding sequence GCCCATGTCGCTAAGGCAGGCACCTCGATCGCCAAATCGGCAAAGGGCGAAGTAGCCGTTCCCGAAGAAACGCTGCCCGCGGAGTCCGCGCCCGCAACCGAGGGCGAAGAGAGCCCCGCGTCCGAAGGCCCAAAGCGCAACAAATACGCGGATAAGATGAACAAAAAGAAGCACAAGCTGAGCCGCGGCGTGCGGATCGGCATCACAGTGCTGATCATTGCGCTGCTGATCGGTCTGGGTATTTTCCTCGTCATGCGCAGCCGCAAGCCCGCTGACGACGGCGCCGCGAGCAAGACGGCGTTCGCCACGCGCGGTATGCTGGAAACGTATATCGAGGGCGAAGGCTATACCGCCGCTAAAAAGCGTGAGGAGCTTGGCAAGGATCTCAAGGGCAAGGTGAGCAAGGTGCTTGTTGAAGTGGGCGACGAGGTCAAGAAAAACGACCAGCTATTGGTCGTCGACCCGACCGAGACACGCAAGGAGCTGACCACCGCGCAGGAAGAACTGGCCGACGCGCAGCGCGCCGTCGCCACCGCGCAGTCCGATGTGACCAAGGCGCTCAACAAGGTCAGCGCCGCGCAGAAGGATCTGGGCAAGCTGACGATCACCGCGCCGTTTTCCGGCAAGATCATTCCGGGGCTGAAGGAGGACGGCTCGGCCGCGCCTGAATTTAAGGTGGGCCAGCAGATTTCCAGCGGCCAAGTGATCGGCTACATGGTCGACGATAGTTCGATGAAGCTGACCCTATATTTCAGCACCGCTTACATGAGTGATATCCAGTCCGGTCAGGAAGCCACGGTTTCCATCCCCTCGGCCATGAGCGAGGTGACCGGCAAGGTCAGTTCGATCGAGCAGGCCGAAAAAGTATCCGCCGAGGGCGTTAAGCTGTTTCGCGCGATCATCACGGTGGACAACCCGGGCACACTGACCGACGGTATGAACGCGACCGCCGTAATTAAGACAAGCGCGGGCGACGAAGTTTATCCCGCCGAGTCCGGCACGCTCAAGTATTCTCGCGAAGAGGCGATTACGGCGGAGGTGTCCGGCGAGATCACCTCGGTCGGCGGCATCGATTATTACAATTATTCGAGCGGCGCGGTTATTATGCGCCTGACGAGCGACAGCGCGCAGAACGATGTGAAGGACGCGCAGAGCGATGTGGTATCCGCGCGCAATAATGTAACCACCGCGCAGAAGACAGTAAAGACCAAGCAGGACCGCATCACTGAACTGAAAAAGCTGATCGAAAACGCGACCATTAAGTCTCCGATCGACGGCGTTGTCGTCAGCCTGCCGGTATCGGCCGGTCAAGATGTGGAAGGCACGAGCGCGCTCTGTGTCGTGGCTGATCTGAGCGATATCATTGTTAACGCGCAGATCACCGCGACCGACGTTTCCGCCGTACAGCCCGGCCAGATGGCCACCATGACCATGTACACCAACGACGGGGAAGCAATGCTGACCGGTACGGTCGAATCAGTTTCGATGGAGGCCACCAAGGATCAGTCGGGCGGGCAAGGCAGCATGCCGACTTTCCCTGCGGTTATCACGCTGGATCCCATGGAAGGGCAGACGCTGCGTTCGGATTACCCAGTGCAGTATAAGATTACGACTGCCCAGTCGATGGACTGTGTCATGGTGCCTTCCAGCGCGGTCGTCAATACCGAAGAAGGCGCAGCCGTATTTGCGAAGCCCGCCGAGGGCGAGACCTTTGAAAACGCGCTGCCGCTGCCCGAGGGCACCGATGTGCCGCCCGAATTTGTGCTTGTCCCGGTAGAAGTGGGCATCGCGGACGCGGCGAACACCGAAATCCTTTGGGGCATCGACGAGGGCGCCGAGGTTTATTTGGCCGGTCCGGACGATCTGTATGCGGAGATGAACGATAGCATGACCGTTGCAGTCGGTTAA